A region of the Paenibacillus sp. J23TS9 genome:
AAAACGGCGCTTGAACCAATCCTGCATAGGCAATGAGGTCGCTTCTTGAATCGGAACCCACCTCAGTTCGCCTTCAGGCGGATTTTCAAGCAATTCCCCTTCAAACGAGGTAGCCAAATAGTTGAAAACCATATATCTATAGTTCGTCGAAGGATCAACGAACTCATCCAGTCCTTTATAGATCAAGTCATGTACGATCAGCCCCGTCTCTTCGCGCACTTCGCGGATGGCACCTTCAGTCAGACTCTCGGGGAAATCCACTTTACCTCCGGGGCCGATATAGCCGGGAAAGCCACGTTTACTGGGACGGTTCAGGAGCAATACCTTATCTCCATCCTGAACGAGACACATGGTGTACAAAGCCACTTCGATTGCCGGTGCTGATGTTGCTTGTGTCATTTGCCTCTCTCCTCTGGTTCATCTTTGATTTATTGGTACTCCACAGGTTGGGACACTGATCATTCTAGCATATTTTTCTGTAGGGAGTATATCATTCCCTATTTCCTTCCATATCATTAATAACTCAGAAGAATCTACTCAGAGAACCATTCGTATCTCGCAAAAAAACCGTCCCATCCAGGAACGGTTTGTCATGT
Encoded here:
- a CDS encoding 8-oxo-dGTP diphosphatase, with the translated sequence MTQATSAPAIEVALYTMCLVQDGDKVLLLNRPSKRGFPGYIGPGGKVDFPESLTEGAIREVREETGLIVHDLIYKGLDEFVDPSTNYRYMVFNYLATSFEGELLENPPEGELRWVPIQEATSLPMQDWFKRRFPLFFDEGTFEIYEVYDMENLVTLKESVKKL